Proteins encoded within one genomic window of Carboxydocella sporoproducens DSM 16521:
- a CDS encoding tetratricopeptide repeat protein, translated as MEKELSLGKALLILALSLVLIVSAGLFVGYKFFWNQYEQVTVDDIQLKAAMEVVKKDPKDPRGHLALGYQYLRRGEKDKALREYQEAQKLAKPDDLAVLFNLGLAYKEIGKKDEAISYLEKVVKKNKWHFLAQYNLALLYADKKEYEKSLKAFEIALRLESGAADVLVSRARVYKDMGEIAKARADVEKALKFVPDYQEALQLKQELAKQQ; from the coding sequence ATGGAAAAAGAACTATCTCTGGGGAAAGCGCTCTTGATCCTTGCGTTATCCCTGGTCCTTATCGTTAGTGCAGGCTTATTTGTGGGTTATAAATTCTTCTGGAACCAGTACGAGCAGGTTACTGTTGATGATATCCAGCTCAAGGCTGCTATGGAAGTGGTGAAAAAGGATCCCAAGGATCCCAGAGGCCATCTGGCTTTAGGGTATCAGTATTTGAGACGAGGAGAAAAGGATAAGGCTTTGCGGGAATATCAAGAGGCCCAAAAGCTGGCAAAGCCAGATGATCTGGCTGTACTCTTTAATCTGGGGCTGGCTTATAAGGAAATAGGGAAAAAAGACGAAGCTATTAGCTATCTAGAAAAGGTAGTTAAGAAAAACAAGTGGCACTTTCTGGCCCAGTATAATCTGGCTTTACTGTACGCAGATAAAAAAGAATATGAGAAGTCATTAAAGGCATTTGAGATTGCTTTGCGCCTGGAAAGCGGAGCGGCGGATGTTCTGGTTTCCCGGGCCCGCGTATACAAGGATATGGGTGAAATTGCCAAGGCCAGGGCTGATGTGGAAAAAGCACTGAAATTCGTCCCTGATTATCAGGAGGCCTTACAATTGAAACAGGAATTAGCTAAACAGCAGTAA